Proteins found in one Acidobacteriota bacterium genomic segment:
- a CDS encoding copper chaperone PCu(A)C, with protein sequence MTHRLLIVISTVWIFLGLSGCAPEGPPQEAPETAVEAAGPRLSVEGVHAQLMGEMGAVYFRVVNQGSASDRLVRVETPAAESAETHESLVEDGVVRMRARPDGFEIPAGGSLSLEPGGKHVMLMGLDTAAMATGRLPLTVIFEHTPPVEVEIEVDAAGEGGAGHEHG encoded by the coding sequence GTGACCCACAGACTGCTAATCGTCATCTCGACCGTCTGGATCTTCCTCGGCCTGAGCGGCTGTGCTCCGGAGGGGCCGCCGCAGGAAGCTCCGGAGACGGCCGTGGAGGCCGCTGGCCCGAGACTTTCCGTCGAGGGGGTACATGCACAGCTCATGGGCGAAATGGGGGCCGTCTATTTCCGTGTCGTCAACCAGGGCTCGGCTTCCGACCGGCTGGTGCGGGTCGAGACTCCTGCGGCCGAGAGCGCCGAGACCCACGAGAGCTTGGTGGAGGATGGAGTGGTGCGGATGCGAGCTCGTCCTGACGGATTCGAGATCCCCGCCGGCGGGAGCTTGAGCCTCGAGCCGGGCGGCAAGCACGTCATGCTGATGGGCCTCGACACCGCCGCCATGGCCACGGGCCGTCTTCCCCTGACGGTAATCTTCGAGCACACGCCGCCCGTCGAGGTTGAGATCGAGGTCGACGCTGCCGGCGAGGGCGGCGCCGGTCACGAGCACGGCTGA
- a CDS encoding SCO family protein, with amino-acid sequence MLERQATAMSCRRAPASRGRSWSTAEIRGGRWFNPGGWLACLLALTLLVAVGCGNEPRFEGGVVDQPKQAPPLEGINWTSEQFRLADLEGRVVVLFFGYTFCPDVCPFTLLKMKQIYAQLGDRAEELAVVYVSVDPHRDTLQKIASYVRGFDPRFYGVRLEFDELDQVIDDFDLTVQYGQPKDGPGSDSFYYVDHTGTYFLLDRQGRIRLQHPPNAKVEELLPDIKTLLDE; translated from the coding sequence ATGCTCGAGCGCCAAGCTACTGCCATGTCCTGCCGCCGAGCCCCAGCATCGAGGGGCCGATCTTGGAGTACCGCCGAAATCCGAGGAGGCCGATGGTTCAACCCCGGGGGCTGGCTGGCCTGTCTGCTGGCGTTGACCCTCCTGGTGGCCGTGGGCTGTGGCAACGAGCCGCGCTTCGAGGGCGGCGTCGTCGACCAACCCAAGCAAGCGCCGCCCCTCGAAGGCATCAACTGGACCAGTGAGCAGTTTCGCCTGGCGGATCTCGAGGGCCGCGTCGTGGTCCTCTTCTTTGGCTACACCTTCTGTCCCGACGTTTGCCCCTTCACGCTGCTCAAGATGAAGCAGATCTACGCCCAGCTCGGTGACCGTGCCGAGGAGCTGGCGGTGGTCTATGTCTCGGTCGATCCCCACCGCGACACCTTGCAGAAGATCGCCTCCTATGTTCGAGGCTTCGATCCTCGCTTCTACGGCGTCCGGCTCGAGTTCGACGAGCTTGATCAAGTCATTGACGACTTCGACCTCACGGTTCAATACGGTCAGCCCAAGGACGGACCCGGGAGCGATTCGTTCTACTACGTCGATCACACCGGCACGTACTTCTTGCTCGACAGGCAGGGCCGGATCCGGTTGCAGCATCCGCCCAACGCCAAGGTCGAAGAGCTGCTGCCGGACATCAAGACCCTGCTGGACGAGTGA